From the genome of Medicago truncatula cultivar Jemalong A17 chromosome 2, MtrunA17r5.0-ANR, whole genome shotgun sequence:
GAGTCGGATGAAAGataatttttcacttttttgtttGGTTAGTTGAAAAGTTGCTTGGTTAGTGGAAAATCACTTAGGATAGTATGAATCATTCTTataaaattgaagtttgatAAAATTTGCGGGGTGGAGTGTAAATAAGTGACACTACACTTTCATTGGCCCAGTATTTATGTGGTTCCTAACCATTATGAAGTAATCTTCATTCTAGCTTTTGCCTCCTAAAACAGCACACCTTTTTTTGTACTTGAGGCATACCCTTATTTGTACCTTGgccataaattttatttaatactgACAAACAATAATGTAATGCTTTTTATCCTCCCCTTCTCATGATTAGTAGTGATCTTGACTTCCGATGAATATAACAACATTAAATCTTAATCTGTATTATTTTCCCCTTGCAGGGTAAAGCATGTGACAATCTATATACCATATACAGTTGATCTTATTTAGATTCATTGGAGCCATAATGTTTTCAAGGATCCACAGTTTCTAAAGCAAACCTCGGAACCAACAGTTTTGCTAGAAGGCGGCATTTGTAAACGTGACACTGATAACTTGTTATATTATAGTGAGGAAATCTTGATTTTTATGGTTAAACTCTTGAAAGCTGTAGTAGaacaaattttttgtaaaattggAGAACAAGTTGAGCATGAGTTTTAAGATCTCAAAAAAATCCAGTGTATCCTAAGAATCTTTTGCAGAGTCACTTTGTGCCCCCACCAATATCCTAATTAGAGATgtaatctttttcttttcttttttctaataaGAAATGTAATCTTCAAGCGTGTAGTGATTGTTATAAACAATAAATGGTCGACTGAACATttgattgttattatttttagccCCACTCTATGTTGCTGCTGCTAAAGTTATGCTGTTGTATTCTAAACCTTATTGCATTCAATGTTACTTGATTTATATTCGATTGTTGATTAAAGAATATCAGAGTAAGCGAGTTTTTGACGTTTGACGGTTTATTTGGGAAGGAGGGTTTGGAGGAGAAAGACGTGGAATTTCaccggaaaaaataaaaagtaaaatgagGATTCATGAGTAATTGGAGAATCGATTTTTCTGAGTCTAGTATGATGTCTCGGTTTTAACCGTATAATCAAGATTGGGTTCAAACTTTAGAAGACTCAAATTATCTCGTCCAAACACAAATCATCttgaatttgataaaaaaaaattcccttgACATATATGAATAATAATCAATCATTGACCTACATTTTGCTTAATACTAATGCGTGCTACCAAATtgaaatgtttatttattttaatttcaaactgTTCAAGTAAATTGAATACTAACATATTTTCTTCGAGAAactgataaaaaatatataccaacGAGGATTTTCATAGAATCATAGTCATAGGTAGAATATTTATTTgctttttggtttttgttaCAATTGCCGTGAGCATGAAGTTTGAAGTAGTCAATGCACGTTCCATTTCCAAGTCTTTATTCattttgtatattattatatctgtggtttacaaaaacaaaaacaagacaaTGAAACAAACAACAGTGGAATTGAATTCCTTTACACAATAGTCAAAATTTGGAACCGTTCTAGAAAGCAACCTTATGGAAGAGTCGAGTTTTGCGTGTCTTATGGTCTTCTTCTCCTATTTGAACACTCTCAAATGAATAAATagcattaatatatatattagtagaaGTAAAGTAGTAGGAAATAAAAGACCTTTGAAAGATTAAGAATATACAAACAAAAGGATATGGCATGTTCTGTGGCTTTTAACAACAAGAATTTGGAAATAAGTTTCTTTGTTTTCAAGCCAACAATTGTGATTATAGATGATCTTGTTCATGGTCTCAAACAATTCTCCTTAACTACTGAAACCCTTGGTTGTGTTCAAAGCTCTATATTTAGAAGCATCCATGGAAATATGGtaacttctttctttctttctttctctgatttccaaatttaaattcaagttaactaatttatttatttaatactaattgtCTCAATTCTAAGGTGTGTATATATGTCccttttgtttgaaactttgCTGAATATAGTTTGTGAAATCCATTTCTTCCATTGTGAAAGATTGTTTACACCAAACTGATCATATAATATCATCTTTATTTGGACTCACAAACTCATGTTCATCAAAAGTTTAGTTTGCTGGCAAGTTTTATCCTTCAGCAAATGACAACTTCAGATGCCATTGCTCCATGGTAGTTCATGTTTGGATTCAATTTTGGGAGAGTTAAAAGTGATTCTGAAgactaaaaaatgattttggtatgtttggAGTTTCTTGATTAGAAATTATCCTAACTTGAAGTTAAAAATTGTAGCTTTTGCCTCGAAAACGTGAGCTTTACACACAAActtatttattgttcaactcacttttaactaaaatcatTTTTCGTTGGCGTAGGAACAAACACGCGTTGTTGTCCTTGTTCACTTTCATTTCATTTGTCTAATTATTCATTGAGCTGAATATTTGCTTCATGTAATCAGATCATATGGTATGGAGCATGGCAGAAGCAATCCACTAAGGAAAAAGAGCTTCTAACTTTAACTCTTGtaagataaaattattttcctttCAGATGTTTTTTATGCATCTTTTCTACTGATTTGTGTTATTTAAGcatacaaaatcaattatttcccttcattttaatttatccTAATATAACAACTTTTTGTGTAATTTACAGAAATCAATGTTAACCAAGGTATCAACCATGGCTAAATTAATTGAACATAGCTTCCTTGAAGCATATGCTGGAGAATCAAGAGATGGCTCATCAACTGCAAAATTCTCAACTGGAGACATATTATCTATTAACTCAGCCGGCACGAATAGTAGAGATGATCTTAATGACCTTTCCTACGCCGTGTTAGCTCTTTTCAGGTCACGCTTTGCGAAAATGGAAGGCATGACTTCAGGTCTTTGCTTGAAAGGACAAAGCAGACCAATAGTTGTGTGCATTCATGTGTGGAAATCTCTTCATTTTTGTTACTCATGGATACTTAATTCTGACCATAGGAAATGGATGATGCCTTATCTAGAAAAATTTGCGATCGATATGAAGTATGATATTTTCAAAGTAGTGTATGTTAGTGGTGacaatgttgttgatgttaacTATATTTCTCACCATCAGATGTTAGAAAATGGGAAAGGGAACATAGAAAGACAGATAATGCAGAATTGAAACTACTGCTAAAGATTTCAAGTTTTGAACTATGTACTCCTCTGCTAAGTTATTTTTCACTTGTAAATACAGTTAATTACTTTGTCAAGATGAAATTTATGATTAGAAATGAATGaaagaatgaataaatattagtCATAAAGAGTGGATTAGTGAATGAAAGAGAACATGTTTTGATGGTGGAGGTACAAAAGAAAGGTGAAAAAGAGAAGTGTCAAGATTTAGGCGTTATGTTATGTGAGCGAATCCCACATCGACTAGTATAGCAGGTAATGTAAGGTGCTAGTGCTATAAATTGAAAGAGATACACAGAAAATAAATCACGGAACCGTGTGATAAGCACAAAGCGAACTATTCTTTCGCCTTTTACTAAAGAATACCGTGTGCGTGTCACTTTAAGCGGTATACGCTTATTTTTGGAAGGGTTCTCGAAAAGAGAGCCCTGCAAtattagttcaatttttttaacgtGTGGTAGTGCCAATATTCGTATAACTGAATTGCAGTATCCTTTTGTGGGTAAGTATATTTACCttgcttaatatttttttctttgtgaaatTCGAAAAGAACTAATTTATTAAGtaatattattatgtttattttttagtctttttaataTACTACTTCCTctgtcctaaattgtatgttgtttttgggaaaaaaatttattctaaattatatgtcgctttacaataccaatgcaaaataagaaatgtccaaaacgtcatacaatttcggacggagggagtatttgacTTTTAGTACTCGTAAAATTAGTTTATCTGAATTTACCAAATTCACTGCAAATCCATTTGAGTAAACTCGGTTTCATTTGAGTTCTCTCTGAAATTCAAAATCAGTATCTAGACTTGTATAGTTGTATGATTCCACACGTTAACTTGCAATTTTAATAACCATGTTCTACCAACACTTCCACATTTACAAGATGCATTGTACAATAACAATGAAATTTGTTGATTTGGAACTAGATTGAACTTGGTTGACAACTAAATTAGTTTTGTGAAAAAgttggttatgttttattttggGGTCTAAAGTGACATAACCACAAACGGGTGTGGTATTGAAATGGTTTTTCTGTTGGTTTAATACCATGCACACGTGTGTAGCTTACACCAAGTGAATTTTTCATGATGAATATTGATGATTGAAATTCATTTTACAGATTGATCTCTCCCGGTATAGTCACATtaagtaattaatttttctcaGGTTTGATTCGCAAAATGCTAAGGATTCCTATGTCAGACCATTTCATTCAAGGCTTTGCTCTAACTTCAATTGAACTCCCCACAAGTAACGTTGTACTCACATTCTCAAACATCATTACCGCCACCCTTGCATAACAAGCAAATAGCATAGTTCAATCTCATACGATTTCCTCAGCACCTACTTGTTCATTTGTttctataatttaaaaatccATTGCCTCAAACTTTACTTATGCAGAATGCAGCAGATGTATCATGTACAAAAGATTGAGAGAATTGGTCCGAGGACAAACCACCTATAGAGAAGCCTTTATCTCTCTAGATTCGATTACTCAAAGCTGTAACtaaaaatgtctttttttttttttatcaagtagcctagtggctaaagaaattcacctttaagatgaataagtggggtgtccggggtttgtaccccggcccctgcagaaattgtgcattatcccttacctaATGTgccaatttaaataaattagtgtTTGAAAATCTGCTATTTAGAAAAGAACTAGCCAATTATTAGTAGCTATTgtgttcatcattcaaattcCAAAACTTATCTCAGaaactaagtaaaaataaaacagaGAAGATAATTTCACGTTTATTAATCCCATAGCACTAAAATATTCCATCAGACATACAAATCTTTCATTCATTACAAAAACCATTTCCTGGCTACAATCTCAAGTTACAAGATCAACtcacaaaaattcaaatctTCAACTACAGAGAAACAAATATCACAGGAATGAAACAAACACCTCTCCTTGATTTCTCATCCAATACCTCTAAAGGTCTTGAACACTCAAACCTGAAAACATCAAGAGCATTGTAAGTCGTGACACACAAAACAACAAGATTACATATAGCACAAATTGATATGATTAAAGAAAGGCATACATTAAaccatttgaattttcaaaaaggaAGACACATAAAAGAAACATATAACCAGTGCTAATGTTAACTTTCTCATGTTACAATATTTGGTTACTATTAGCAAAAGGGGCAgattgaattgacttatttgaacttatctaggcataaacacttgtgagactgtttggaagaacttatgaaaacagcttatgacatgttcataaactgttttcagcttGTTTTTATATGTTCTCCAAGATAACAAACAGCTTATGACGTgttcataaactgttttcagcttGATTTTATAAGTTCTCCAAGATAACTTGAGATAACAAATTATAGCTTCAACGCAAACAATTTAACTATTCTATCTTCTATTATAGAAACAGGCAAacagcttatacataagcacacATGATGATAAGTGCTTAAGCAGTAAACTACAAATTAAATTGTTGATACAAAGTACAAATAGGGCCTAAATATAGACAACTGAACTAGTTGAACTGATGGCATCCTAGgctaaataaatataaaatctcaaaatataagtCCAACTACAGACCTGGAGGAAGTGATTGCTTTAATTTGTCAGCTTTCTCAACGTCAAACACGGACAGTGTGTAGAGGTACTTGGAACACCTGACCTTGAACTTAACCACATCCTTACTCCTCTTGATTCTCACTGACCTCGCATCCTTCCTTCTGGCAGTGAGAAGGAAATCCTTAATCTCGTTGATTTGCTTAGGCTGTGTACAACAACATATACATGGTCAGAACAATCAACACAAATAGACATAGTAATACATCAGCAAACATGCttcaacaataacaaacaaaaatttggataaacagcttaatttaATGGTTATAGCACAAGCGTTTATTATATAAGTTCTTATGCATacgttatttctataacaaaatataaaataaagtcaaaatgattttatattaaGCTATAAGCCACTCGGGGCTTACGTTATTTCTAATGAAAAGCTGAAAACCAAtgacatgataaaaataatgattacACAAATGcaaattcataaaatatcaCAACGCAAATAGTATCTTTGTTATAATTGAAAACACTGATCTCTTTACAGTTTAGATTCTTAAAAGTACATCAAATTAATTCCTAAAATTCTAAGACCTGTTTGAATCGACTTATTTTTGAGCtaatgcaaaacaacttatgcaaataaacaAGCATTAGTGTATTACTCATAAGCTTGTCAAAGTAGTTAATGAAAAAACatcttatgaagatacaatttttgttagtgaGATGAGAACTTAAGAAtaaacataaaagcttatttatttgcataagctatttttcatgagctcaaaaataagccaatccaaacaggttatttatttgcataaaagcttatttatttgcataagctatttttcatgagctcaaaaataagccaatccaaacaggtccTAAATCTAACATGAGTATTTATCTCTTTATCATGATTAAATTATGACCCTCTTAACAAATCAATTAATCAAGTGCTACACATTGACTAGCTTATTTGTAAAACCTAACTTGAATTAGCTTCTTAACATCTaataattcaacataaaatcacAGAAAAAATAGAGTTTATAACAAGTTTAACATTCTTATAAACGAAATTATAACTGAATCCAATTAACAAAGAAGAAACGTATAAATAGAATGTAATATTcgaaaattgaagaagaaatacaaaaacaaaaacaaaaacaattgagAAATTAGAAAAGAGGGGGAATGAGAAAAATCACCATTGTTCCAAGAGGCAGTGAGTTCCAACGAAGTGTGAAATGTTTGTTGCTGCCGCTGATAAACCCTAATCCTAATCGTTTTCGTAGTTATTGGATTTCACCATATCATTTTGGGCCTATTCCTATTCTATTTGACCCAAAGTCATACAAAAAAAAGTCAGAGTTACTCTTTAGGCACCCTCTAATTGCTAGAAAAATGCAACTAAGTTTGAGTATATACCCCTTGAAACGGTAAGGGCCAATCAATTTAGCATATCAAATTTATGATATAACAATTTAATTccttaaattgaaaattgtcGGCAATTTAGTTATTATTCCATCAAAATCAATGAAAGACATATTATATtaacttaaataattttttgctgCATCAAAATGAACATATAACCTTTAAAATTGTGGtttaaattttgagaaaatgataaaatcacCAACTTTttgtataaacaaattaaatcacCATCTTAACAATAGAGTTTACACAAATAACTACCATCACATTAATTTAtcatgtatattaaaaaattacataaaaatggAAGACAGGCAAACAACAAATTGTGTCACTAGCAATTTTTAGATGGCAAACGTAGTACGCAAGTTTCTGCATACATTACGAgtaattgataattttcaatgaTTAAAAAGTCCATCtactctaaaattttatctaCATGGGATAATCCCCTCCCCCCAATGCATATTTACATCCAAAAACAACTTGaaacttttttaaatgattagTATAACAATTGAACATACTTTAAGGATATAAGGTTTTTTAAGAGGCGCATGCATGTATTAACTTAACTATATGACAAAATGAATGTAGATACAAATACAACTTCCACAAACAAGAAGTCATAAGATCCATGCACGTGCTAAATAAGTTTATTACAATCACTATCTTTTTGGTCATATTGTGGGTGATAGATGAAAACCAGAGAGTAGAGTCAGTCCCAAGAAATAAAGTGATAGAAAGAAAGCAAGTAGAAGAATCAACacctaaaaaatatgtataaagtGGGGTTATTGTTATTTTGTAGATAGATAGTGCTCTACCTTGTCACCATTCCATACCTTGAAAAAAGCCCCCAACAAATAAGGCAGCCCCACATAACATGCATCAAAGTAAATTGCACAAACCTATACTCAACTCCAACTTCTTTAATCACATATTCCCACTTGGAATGCTAGCTAGTGTCACAACTAAACAAGTCACCTCAATTACACTCTTTCTACCACCCTCTTCCTTACATTCTTTAAATGTGTAATACAAATTTCAGTGGAAAATGCTAAGATTAGAAACATATCATTACATGAACCAGAAGGATCCATATTACCCTATATGATAAGAATAATTGAGATGAGTGGTGTTCCTTCCCCCAATCATTCAAATTCTCCTATCATAGACTGTGTATAATTTCATCTGACAGATAAGTGGTATGCCTCCCCTCCCCAAAGATTCAAACATAATTAGTTCACTTCACACTAACTTGTAACCTTGCCACCTACAGCCTTTGAGGTTATGACTTAAGTCAATAAGGATATATTAACGCAAAAGACAAGTTCATTAGGTAGCAGAGCCTCATGACTTAAGTAGTATTCTGTGGACTACCTAATTCAGTCTATAAATAACTATTTCCGTGGCTCAACTCTCAAAAAAGAACAAATAGTTATGACTTAAGTTCATAAAAAGATTTCAAA
Proteins encoded in this window:
- the LOC11443845 gene encoding uncharacterized protein isoform X1, whose amino-acid sequence is MACSVAFNNKNLEISFFVFKPTIVIIDDLVHGLKQFSLTTETLGCVQSSIFRSIHGNMIIWYGAWQKQSTKEKELLTLTLKSMLTKVSTMAKLIEHSFLEAYAGESRDGSSTAKFSTGDILSINSAGTNSRDDLNDLSYAVLALFRSRFAKMEGMTSGLCLKGQSRPIVVCIHVWKSLHFCYSWILNSDHRKWMMPYLEKFAIDMKYDIFKVVYVSGDNVVDVNYISHHQMLENGKGNIERQIMQN
- the LOC11443845 gene encoding uncharacterized protein isoform X2 produces the protein MILIIWYGAWQKQSTKEKELLTLTLKSMLTKVSTMAKLIEHSFLEAYAGESRDGSSTAKFSTGDILSINSAGTNSRDDLNDLSYAVLALFRSRFAKMEGMTSGLCLKGQSRPIVVCIHVWKSLHFCYSWILNSDHRKWMMPYLEKFAIDMKYDIFKVVYVSGDNVVDVNYISHHQMLENGKGNIERQIMQN
- the LOC11442924 gene encoding 60S ribosomal protein L38; the encoded protein is MPKQINEIKDFLLTARRKDARSVRIKRSKDVVKFKVRCSKYLYTLSVFDVEKADKLKQSLPPGLSVQDL